The Triplophysa dalaica isolate WHDGS20190420 chromosome 5, ASM1584641v1, whole genome shotgun sequence genome window below encodes:
- the klhl42 gene encoding kelch-like protein 42, whose product MSSPEQIIAIVMDDKTYNVSKSKLIEKSDYFRALYSSGMREAAEDSVQLQGLSAPGLELVLEFINTSKVQVSNETLEDLIETASFLQVTSILKLLLSEIRTDNCVELYKLSEVYGAHDLRHACLKYMSCYYHPMLRRPEFRMLPAALRDEIRDMRMKGMATLVAIGDFTDTCLDLANQDEPWNMLRYNELEQRWKPLANNLPSDMINVRGYGSAVLDNYLFIVGGYRMTSQEISVAHCYNPCKNEWNHVASLNQKRSNFKLLAVSGKLYAVGGHCLGTVECYSPEQDWWTCVSSLPNPLAEFSACDCQGMIYVMGGYTARDRNTSVLRYCPASDTWSVIHSCSAHVRKQLMLSVEDTIYLVGGYTHELEPAEAGRRRSNQTDDMLTVQSYNVQTGDWLQLKENTSKSGLNLTCTLHNDGIYIMSRDVSLPTSLEHRVFLKYNIFSDAWESFRRFPALGQNMLLCSLYLPNVL is encoded by the exons ATGTCATCGCCCGAGCAGATCATTGCGATCGTGATGGATGACAAAACGTACAACGTGAGTAAAAGCAAACTCATAGAGAAGAGCGATTACTTCCGTGCGCTATACAGCTCAGGGATGCGAGAGGCGGCGGAGGATTCGGTGCAGCTGCAGGGACTGAGCGCACCTGGTCTGGAGCTCGTGCTGGAGTTCATAAACACCTCTAAAGTTCAAGTTTCCAACGAAACACTGGAAGACCTCATCGAAACGGCATCCTTCCTGCAGGTCACGTCCATATTAAAACTGCTGCTGTCGGAAATCAGAACTGATAACTGCGTTGAGCTCTACAAACTGTCTGAAGTGTACGGAGCGCACGATCTGCGTCACGCATGCTTGAAATATATGAGCTGCTATTATCATCCCATGCTGCGCAGGCCGGAGTTTCGGATGTTGCCAGCAGCTCTCCGGGATGAGATCAGAGATATGCGCATGAAAGGCATGGCCACTTTAGTGGCAATCGGGGACTTCACGGATACTTGTTTGGATTTGGCAAACCAGGACGAACCGTGGAACATGTTGAGGTATAATGAATTAGAGCAACGCTGGAAACCTCTTGCCAACAATCTTCCTTCAGACATGATCAATGTGAGAGGTTATGGATCTGCCGTTCTGGACAACTACCTGTTTATTGTTGGTGGGTACAGAATGACTAGTCAAGAGATCTCGGTCGCCCACTGCTACAACCCTTGCAAGAATGAGTGGAATCATGTAGCATCTTTAAACCAAAAAAG ATCCAACTTCAAGCTCTTGGCGGTCAGCGGCAAACTATATGCAGTTGGAGGTCATTGTCTGGGTACGGTGGAGTGCTACAGTCCCGAACAGGACTGGTGGACGTGTGTCTCCTCTTTGCCCAACCCACTGGCTGAGTTCTCAGCTTGTGATTGTCAAGGCATGATCTATGTCATGGGCGGTTATACGGCTAGAG ATCGGAACACCAGCGTGCTGCGCTACTGCCCTGCCTCTGACACATGGTCTGTGATTCATTCCTGCTCCGCTCATGTACGCAAGCAGCTGATGCTCTCAGTGGAAGACACCATCTACCTGGTGGGCGGCTACACGCATGAGCTAGAACCAGCAGAAGCAGGACGTCGGAGGAGTAACCAGACCGATGACATGTTGACGGTACAGTCCTACAACGTGCAGACGGGCGACTGGCTGCAGCTTAAGGAAAACACATCCAAGTCGGGCCTGAATCTCACCTGCACGCTGCACAACGACGGTATCTACATCATGAGCAGAGACGTCAGCTTGCCCACCAGCTTGGAGCATCGTGTCTTCCTCAAATACAACATATTCTCAGACGCTTGGGAGAGTTTTCGACGTTTCCCAGCTTTGGGACAGAACATGCTGCTTTGTTCTCTTTACCTGCCAAATGTCCTATGA
- the cwf19l1 gene encoding CWF19-like protein 1 isoform X1 — MGSMDPLSLVVHSTGIQLVCGDVEGRINALFNRVNAIQKKSGQFDLLLCVGDFFGTSSEAEAEWETYTSGAKKAPIHTYILGAASQETVKYYPSPDGSELAENIICLGRRGIFTGASGLQIAYVSGSEAKQEPAPSHCYTPKDMGALVTPLLSNSKFRGVDILLTSQWPRGVWQYGNSPVSPLNEVDTKCCGVSSIAELADKLKPRYHFAGLEGVHYERLPYRNHVVLQENAQHVSRFIALATVNNPAKKKYLYAFNIVPMKTMDPTELVKQPQDVTENPYRKPMKDGKNEKPPSFVPEPEEEPAAQFFFDMGEKKQQHQGRKRHTDGDRSSQHKQPRKPPQPNGPCWFCLASPEVEKHLVISIGTHCYMALAKGGLTPDHVLLLPIGHYQSVVDLASEVVEEMEKYKTAVKNFCKSKGCRCVLFERNYRSQHLQLQVVPVPMDKCSTEDIKEAFMTQAEEQKMELMEIPPHTDLKQIAPPGTPYFYVELDSGEKLFYRIKKNFPLQFGREVLASEAVLNIPMRADWRECKCTKEEEEDFTKQVRSDFRTFDFALDD, encoded by the exons ATGGGTAGCATGGATCCATTGTCTCTTGTCGTACATTCAACCGGTATACA ACTCGTATGCGGGGACGTTGAAGGAagaataaatgctttgttcaaCCGGGTGAACGCCATTCAGAAAAAGAGCGGTCAATTTGAT ttgCTTCTGTGTGTTGGTGACTTTTTCGGAACCTCCTCTGAGGCTGAAGCAGAATGGGAGACATACACATCTGGTGCAAAAAAGG CACCCATCCACACTTACATTCTCGGGGCAGCCAGCCAAGAAACCGTAAAATATTATCCAAGTCCAGATGGCTCTGAGCTGGCAGAAAACATAATTTGCTTGG GCCGAAGGGGCATATTCACAGGGGCATCGGGGCTTCAGATTGCTTATGTCAGTGGCAGCGAAGCTAAACAGGAACCTGCCCCCTCACACTGCTACACTCCTAAAGACATGGGTGCCCTTGTCACTCCGCTGCTGTCTAACTCAAAGTTTCGAGGAGTTGACATTCTTCTGACCTCACAGTGGCCTCGAGGCGTGTGGCAATATGGAAACAGTCCCGTTAGTCCTTTAAAT GAAGTTGACACAAAGTGTTGTGGGGTTTCGTCCATTGCAGAACTTGCTGACAAGCTCAAGCCTCGCTACCATTTTGCAGGACTGGAAGGGGTACATTACGAGAGGCTACCTTACAG GAACCATGTGGTCCTTCAAGAGAATGCACAACATGTAAGCAGATTCATCGCCCTGGCAACCGTCAACAATCCTGCCAAGAAAAAG TACTTGTATGCCTTTAACATAGTCCCAATGAAAACCATGGACCCCACAGAGTTGGTCAAACAGCCACAGGATGTCACAGAGAATCCCTACAGGAAACCTATGAAAGATGGGAAGAATGAAAAGCCGCCCTCCTTTGTGCCTGAGCCAGAG GAGGAACCAGCTGCACAGTTTTTCTTCGACATGGGTGAGAAGAAACAGCAGCATCAGGGCAGAAAGAGACACACGGATGGAGACCGATCCAGTCAACACAAACAGCCCCGCAAACCGC CACAGCCCAATGGACCCTGTTGGTTCTGCCTCGCCAGTCCAGAAGTTGAAAAGCATTTGGTCATAAGCATCGGAACGCAT TGCTACATGGCTCTGGCTAAAGGCGGCCTTACCCCGGACCATGTTCTTTTGCTGCCCATCGGGCATTACCAGTCAGTGGTTGATTTGGCATCTGAGGTGGTTGAAGAAATGGAGAAATACAAGACTGCCGTCAAGAACTTCTGCAAAAGCAAGGGCTGTCGGTGCGTCCTCTTTGAGAGGAACTACCGCAGTCAGCACCTTCAACTACAG GTAGTGCCTGTACCCATGGATAAGTGCAGTACAGAAGACATCAAAGAGGCGTTTATGACACAGGCTGAAGAGCAGAAGATGGAGCTGATGGAGATTCCACCTCACACAGACCTCAAGCAG ATCGCTCCCCCGGGAACGCCGTACTTTTACGTGGAGCTGGATTCCGGCGAGAAGCTGTTTTATAGAATAAAGAAAAATTTCCCTCTGCAGTTCGGCAG GGAGGTGTTGGCGAGCGAGGCGGTGTTGAACATCCCAATGCGTGCTGACTGGAGAGAATGTAAATGCAcgaaggaagaggaagaggattTTACCAAACAAGTGCGCTCTGACTTCCGGACCTTTGACTTTGCCCTGGATGACTAA
- the cwf19l1 gene encoding CWF19-like protein 1 isoform X2: protein MGSMDPLSLVVHSTGIQLVCGDVEGRINALFNRVNAIQKKSGQFDLLLCVGDFFGTSSEAEAEWETYTSGAKKAPIHTYILGAASQETVKYYPSPDGSELAENIICLGRRGIFTGASGLQIAYVSGSEAKQEPAPSHCYTPKDMGALVTPLLSNSKFRGVDILLTSQWPRGVWQYGNSPEVDTKCCGVSSIAELADKLKPRYHFAGLEGVHYERLPYRNHVVLQENAQHVSRFIALATVNNPAKKKYLYAFNIVPMKTMDPTELVKQPQDVTENPYRKPMKDGKNEKPPSFVPEPEEEPAAQFFFDMGEKKQQHQGRKRHTDGDRSSQHKQPRKPPQPNGPCWFCLASPEVEKHLVISIGTHCYMALAKGGLTPDHVLLLPIGHYQSVVDLASEVVEEMEKYKTAVKNFCKSKGCRCVLFERNYRSQHLQLQVVPVPMDKCSTEDIKEAFMTQAEEQKMELMEIPPHTDLKQIAPPGTPYFYVELDSGEKLFYRIKKNFPLQFGREVLASEAVLNIPMRADWRECKCTKEEEEDFTKQVRSDFRTFDFALDD from the exons ATGGGTAGCATGGATCCATTGTCTCTTGTCGTACATTCAACCGGTATACA ACTCGTATGCGGGGACGTTGAAGGAagaataaatgctttgttcaaCCGGGTGAACGCCATTCAGAAAAAGAGCGGTCAATTTGAT ttgCTTCTGTGTGTTGGTGACTTTTTCGGAACCTCCTCTGAGGCTGAAGCAGAATGGGAGACATACACATCTGGTGCAAAAAAGG CACCCATCCACACTTACATTCTCGGGGCAGCCAGCCAAGAAACCGTAAAATATTATCCAAGTCCAGATGGCTCTGAGCTGGCAGAAAACATAATTTGCTTGG GCCGAAGGGGCATATTCACAGGGGCATCGGGGCTTCAGATTGCTTATGTCAGTGGCAGCGAAGCTAAACAGGAACCTGCCCCCTCACACTGCTACACTCCTAAAGACATGGGTGCCCTTGTCACTCCGCTGCTGTCTAACTCAAAGTTTCGAGGAGTTGACATTCTTCTGACCTCACAGTGGCCTCGAGGCGTGTGGCAATATGGAAACAGTCCC GAAGTTGACACAAAGTGTTGTGGGGTTTCGTCCATTGCAGAACTTGCTGACAAGCTCAAGCCTCGCTACCATTTTGCAGGACTGGAAGGGGTACATTACGAGAGGCTACCTTACAG GAACCATGTGGTCCTTCAAGAGAATGCACAACATGTAAGCAGATTCATCGCCCTGGCAACCGTCAACAATCCTGCCAAGAAAAAG TACTTGTATGCCTTTAACATAGTCCCAATGAAAACCATGGACCCCACAGAGTTGGTCAAACAGCCACAGGATGTCACAGAGAATCCCTACAGGAAACCTATGAAAGATGGGAAGAATGAAAAGCCGCCCTCCTTTGTGCCTGAGCCAGAG GAGGAACCAGCTGCACAGTTTTTCTTCGACATGGGTGAGAAGAAACAGCAGCATCAGGGCAGAAAGAGACACACGGATGGAGACCGATCCAGTCAACACAAACAGCCCCGCAAACCGC CACAGCCCAATGGACCCTGTTGGTTCTGCCTCGCCAGTCCAGAAGTTGAAAAGCATTTGGTCATAAGCATCGGAACGCAT TGCTACATGGCTCTGGCTAAAGGCGGCCTTACCCCGGACCATGTTCTTTTGCTGCCCATCGGGCATTACCAGTCAGTGGTTGATTTGGCATCTGAGGTGGTTGAAGAAATGGAGAAATACAAGACTGCCGTCAAGAACTTCTGCAAAAGCAAGGGCTGTCGGTGCGTCCTCTTTGAGAGGAACTACCGCAGTCAGCACCTTCAACTACAG GTAGTGCCTGTACCCATGGATAAGTGCAGTACAGAAGACATCAAAGAGGCGTTTATGACACAGGCTGAAGAGCAGAAGATGGAGCTGATGGAGATTCCACCTCACACAGACCTCAAGCAG ATCGCTCCCCCGGGAACGCCGTACTTTTACGTGGAGCTGGATTCCGGCGAGAAGCTGTTTTATAGAATAAAGAAAAATTTCCCTCTGCAGTTCGGCAG GGAGGTGTTGGCGAGCGAGGCGGTGTTGAACATCCCAATGCGTGCTGACTGGAGAGAATGTAAATGCAcgaaggaagaggaagaggattTTACCAAACAAGTGCGCTCTGACTTCCGGACCTTTGACTTTGCCCTGGATGACTAA
- the cwf19l1 gene encoding CWF19-like protein 1 isoform X3, which translates to MGDKTLRVLVCGDVEGRINALFNRVNAIQKKSGQFDLLLCVGDFFGTSSEAEAEWETYTSGAKKAPIHTYILGAASQETVKYYPSPDGSELAENIICLGRRGIFTGASGLQIAYVSGSEAKQEPAPSHCYTPKDMGALVTPLLSNSKFRGVDILLTSQWPRGVWQYGNSPVSPLNEVDTKCCGVSSIAELADKLKPRYHFAGLEGVHYERLPYRNHVVLQENAQHVSRFIALATVNNPAKKKYLYAFNIVPMKTMDPTELVKQPQDVTENPYRKPMKDGKNEKPPSFVPEPEEEPAAQFFFDMGEKKQQHQGRKRHTDGDRSSQHKQPRKPPQPNGPCWFCLASPEVEKHLVISIGTHCYMALAKGGLTPDHVLLLPIGHYQSVVDLASEVVEEMEKYKTAVKNFCKSKGCRCVLFERNYRSQHLQLQVVPVPMDKCSTEDIKEAFMTQAEEQKMELMEIPPHTDLKQIAPPGTPYFYVELDSGEKLFYRIKKNFPLQFGREVLASEAVLNIPMRADWRECKCTKEEEEDFTKQVRSDFRTFDFALDD; encoded by the exons ATGGGAGACAAGACTTTGAGAGT ACTCGTATGCGGGGACGTTGAAGGAagaataaatgctttgttcaaCCGGGTGAACGCCATTCAGAAAAAGAGCGGTCAATTTGAT ttgCTTCTGTGTGTTGGTGACTTTTTCGGAACCTCCTCTGAGGCTGAAGCAGAATGGGAGACATACACATCTGGTGCAAAAAAGG CACCCATCCACACTTACATTCTCGGGGCAGCCAGCCAAGAAACCGTAAAATATTATCCAAGTCCAGATGGCTCTGAGCTGGCAGAAAACATAATTTGCTTGG GCCGAAGGGGCATATTCACAGGGGCATCGGGGCTTCAGATTGCTTATGTCAGTGGCAGCGAAGCTAAACAGGAACCTGCCCCCTCACACTGCTACACTCCTAAAGACATGGGTGCCCTTGTCACTCCGCTGCTGTCTAACTCAAAGTTTCGAGGAGTTGACATTCTTCTGACCTCACAGTGGCCTCGAGGCGTGTGGCAATATGGAAACAGTCCCGTTAGTCCTTTAAAT GAAGTTGACACAAAGTGTTGTGGGGTTTCGTCCATTGCAGAACTTGCTGACAAGCTCAAGCCTCGCTACCATTTTGCAGGACTGGAAGGGGTACATTACGAGAGGCTACCTTACAG GAACCATGTGGTCCTTCAAGAGAATGCACAACATGTAAGCAGATTCATCGCCCTGGCAACCGTCAACAATCCTGCCAAGAAAAAG TACTTGTATGCCTTTAACATAGTCCCAATGAAAACCATGGACCCCACAGAGTTGGTCAAACAGCCACAGGATGTCACAGAGAATCCCTACAGGAAACCTATGAAAGATGGGAAGAATGAAAAGCCGCCCTCCTTTGTGCCTGAGCCAGAG GAGGAACCAGCTGCACAGTTTTTCTTCGACATGGGTGAGAAGAAACAGCAGCATCAGGGCAGAAAGAGACACACGGATGGAGACCGATCCAGTCAACACAAACAGCCCCGCAAACCGC CACAGCCCAATGGACCCTGTTGGTTCTGCCTCGCCAGTCCAGAAGTTGAAAAGCATTTGGTCATAAGCATCGGAACGCAT TGCTACATGGCTCTGGCTAAAGGCGGCCTTACCCCGGACCATGTTCTTTTGCTGCCCATCGGGCATTACCAGTCAGTGGTTGATTTGGCATCTGAGGTGGTTGAAGAAATGGAGAAATACAAGACTGCCGTCAAGAACTTCTGCAAAAGCAAGGGCTGTCGGTGCGTCCTCTTTGAGAGGAACTACCGCAGTCAGCACCTTCAACTACAG GTAGTGCCTGTACCCATGGATAAGTGCAGTACAGAAGACATCAAAGAGGCGTTTATGACACAGGCTGAAGAGCAGAAGATGGAGCTGATGGAGATTCCACCTCACACAGACCTCAAGCAG ATCGCTCCCCCGGGAACGCCGTACTTTTACGTGGAGCTGGATTCCGGCGAGAAGCTGTTTTATAGAATAAAGAAAAATTTCCCTCTGCAGTTCGGCAG GGAGGTGTTGGCGAGCGAGGCGGTGTTGAACATCCCAATGCGTGCTGACTGGAGAGAATGTAAATGCAcgaaggaagaggaagaggattTTACCAAACAAGTGCGCTCTGACTTCCGGACCTTTGACTTTGCCCTGGATGACTAA
- the cwf19l1 gene encoding CWF19-like protein 1 isoform X4, translating to MGDKTLRVLVCGDVEGRINALFNRVNAIQKKSGQFDLLLCVGDFFGTSSEAEAEWETYTSGAKKAPIHTYILGAASQETVKYYPSPDGSELAENIICLGRRGIFTGASGLQIAYVSGSEAKQEPAPSHCYTPKDMGALVTPLLSNSKFRGVDILLTSQWPRGVWQYGNSPEVDTKCCGVSSIAELADKLKPRYHFAGLEGVHYERLPYRNHVVLQENAQHVSRFIALATVNNPAKKKYLYAFNIVPMKTMDPTELVKQPQDVTENPYRKPMKDGKNEKPPSFVPEPEEEPAAQFFFDMGEKKQQHQGRKRHTDGDRSSQHKQPRKPPQPNGPCWFCLASPEVEKHLVISIGTHCYMALAKGGLTPDHVLLLPIGHYQSVVDLASEVVEEMEKYKTAVKNFCKSKGCRCVLFERNYRSQHLQLQVVPVPMDKCSTEDIKEAFMTQAEEQKMELMEIPPHTDLKQIAPPGTPYFYVELDSGEKLFYRIKKNFPLQFGREVLASEAVLNIPMRADWRECKCTKEEEEDFTKQVRSDFRTFDFALDD from the exons ATGGGAGACAAGACTTTGAGAGT ACTCGTATGCGGGGACGTTGAAGGAagaataaatgctttgttcaaCCGGGTGAACGCCATTCAGAAAAAGAGCGGTCAATTTGAT ttgCTTCTGTGTGTTGGTGACTTTTTCGGAACCTCCTCTGAGGCTGAAGCAGAATGGGAGACATACACATCTGGTGCAAAAAAGG CACCCATCCACACTTACATTCTCGGGGCAGCCAGCCAAGAAACCGTAAAATATTATCCAAGTCCAGATGGCTCTGAGCTGGCAGAAAACATAATTTGCTTGG GCCGAAGGGGCATATTCACAGGGGCATCGGGGCTTCAGATTGCTTATGTCAGTGGCAGCGAAGCTAAACAGGAACCTGCCCCCTCACACTGCTACACTCCTAAAGACATGGGTGCCCTTGTCACTCCGCTGCTGTCTAACTCAAAGTTTCGAGGAGTTGACATTCTTCTGACCTCACAGTGGCCTCGAGGCGTGTGGCAATATGGAAACAGTCCC GAAGTTGACACAAAGTGTTGTGGGGTTTCGTCCATTGCAGAACTTGCTGACAAGCTCAAGCCTCGCTACCATTTTGCAGGACTGGAAGGGGTACATTACGAGAGGCTACCTTACAG GAACCATGTGGTCCTTCAAGAGAATGCACAACATGTAAGCAGATTCATCGCCCTGGCAACCGTCAACAATCCTGCCAAGAAAAAG TACTTGTATGCCTTTAACATAGTCCCAATGAAAACCATGGACCCCACAGAGTTGGTCAAACAGCCACAGGATGTCACAGAGAATCCCTACAGGAAACCTATGAAAGATGGGAAGAATGAAAAGCCGCCCTCCTTTGTGCCTGAGCCAGAG GAGGAACCAGCTGCACAGTTTTTCTTCGACATGGGTGAGAAGAAACAGCAGCATCAGGGCAGAAAGAGACACACGGATGGAGACCGATCCAGTCAACACAAACAGCCCCGCAAACCGC CACAGCCCAATGGACCCTGTTGGTTCTGCCTCGCCAGTCCAGAAGTTGAAAAGCATTTGGTCATAAGCATCGGAACGCAT TGCTACATGGCTCTGGCTAAAGGCGGCCTTACCCCGGACCATGTTCTTTTGCTGCCCATCGGGCATTACCAGTCAGTGGTTGATTTGGCATCTGAGGTGGTTGAAGAAATGGAGAAATACAAGACTGCCGTCAAGAACTTCTGCAAAAGCAAGGGCTGTCGGTGCGTCCTCTTTGAGAGGAACTACCGCAGTCAGCACCTTCAACTACAG GTAGTGCCTGTACCCATGGATAAGTGCAGTACAGAAGACATCAAAGAGGCGTTTATGACACAGGCTGAAGAGCAGAAGATGGAGCTGATGGAGATTCCACCTCACACAGACCTCAAGCAG ATCGCTCCCCCGGGAACGCCGTACTTTTACGTGGAGCTGGATTCCGGCGAGAAGCTGTTTTATAGAATAAAGAAAAATTTCCCTCTGCAGTTCGGCAG GGAGGTGTTGGCGAGCGAGGCGGTGTTGAACATCCCAATGCGTGCTGACTGGAGAGAATGTAAATGCAcgaaggaagaggaagaggattTTACCAAACAAGTGCGCTCTGACTTCCGGACCTTTGACTTTGCCCTGGATGACTAA
- the washc3 gene encoding WASH complex subunit 3, whose product MDEDGLPIVGSGIDLTKVPAIQQRRIIAFLNQFIVHTVRFLNRFSTVCEEKLSTVSLRIQQIETTLSILEAKLASIPGLEDVTVDGVRPSAQTNGPTVDGSHPSGSSTVPPPEVTRQPQGVTQEPKAEAPAENVMTVAKDPRYARYLKMVQVGVPVMAIKNKMILEGLDPSLLDTPDAPVPDSGKKVMDEQDDDSSGSESSFSD is encoded by the exons ATGGATGAGGACGGGTTGCCCATAGTGGGATCTGGAATAGATCTTACAAAG GTCCCAGCGATTCAACAGCGGAGGATAATAGCTTTCCTTAACCAGTTCATCGTTCATACTGTCAGATTCCTGAACCGATTTTCAACTGTTTGTGAGGAG AAACTGTCGACGGTGTCTTTACGGATCCAGCAAATTGAAACCACGCTCAGTATATTGGAGGCGAAG TTGGCCTCTATTCCCGGCTTAGAAGACGTAACAGTTGATGGAGTGCGACCGTCTGCGCAAACGAATGGTCCCACAGTAGATGGGAGTCATCCCTCGGGCTCCTCTACTGTTCCTCCCCCTGAG GTAACTAGGCAACCACAGGGGGTCACCCAGGAGCCGAAAGCAGAAGCCCCGGCGGAAAATGTGATGACTGTTGCAAAGGACCCGCGATATGCCCGATATCTTAAAATGGTGCAAGTG GGTGTTCCAGTCATGGCTATTAAAAACAAGATGATACTAGAGGGTTTGGACCCCAGTTTGCTCGA TACCCCTGATGCACCTGTTCCAGACAGTGGCAAAAAAGTGATGGATGAGCAAGATGATGATAGCTCGGGCAGCGAATCCTCTTTTAGTGACTGA
- the dram1 gene encoding DNA damage-regulated autophagy modulator protein 1 → MVWFMEGMCFLPTFLVIWSSSTFIVSYIIALFRGDVDVIVPYISDTGAVPPESCLFGFMSTITAFAALATMYTEYKFVERVHETTGAVSPNLNKASFGFGVLSCVGMCFVATFQETTVEYAHDFGALLFFVCGVAYTVLQSVISYRGHPYGSSKVVCHVRAVFAGVAFLAAFPTIICAVQVGTSQPHWTSDDKDYKLHIVSAICEWITAFSFVFFFFTYIREFQQFTLKLTVNLRECL, encoded by the exons ATGGTTTGGTTTATGGAAGGAATGTGCTTTTTACCTACTTTTTTGGTCATTTGGTCATCGAGCACGTTCATAGTTTCTTATATCATCGCATTGTTTCGGGGAGATGTTGATGTTATCGTCCCGTATATAAG TGATACAGGAGCCGTTCCGCCGGAGAGCTGTTTGTTTGGGTTCATGTCTACAATTACAGCCTTTGCAG CATTAGCCACCATGTACACAGAATATAAGTTTGTGGAGAGGGTACATGAGACAACGGGTGCAGTGTCTCCTAATCTGAACAAGGCATCGTTTGGTTTTGGCGTCCTATCTTGTGTTGGCATGTGTTTTGTGGCTACATTTCAG GAGACAACAGTCGAATACGCTCATGATTTTGGAGCGTTATTGTTTTTCGTCTGTGGAGTTGCATACACTGTTCTTCAAAGCGTGATATCATACCGTGGTCATCCTTATGGATCTTCAAAGGTCGTGTGTCATGTCCGTGCAGTCTTTGCTGGAGTGGCCTTTCTGGCAGCATTTCCCA CCATTATCTGTGCAGTACAAGTCGGAACAAGTCAACCTCACTGGACCAGTGATGATAAG GATTACAAACTTCATATTGTGAGTGCTATATGTGAATGGATCACTGCCTTTAGTTTTGTGTTCTTCTTCTTTACCTACATCAGAGAGTTCCAG CAATTCACTCTGAAACTGACCGTTAACTTGAGAGAGTGTTTGTGA